In Fusarium oxysporum Fo47 chromosome VII, complete sequence, the following proteins share a genomic window:
- a CDS encoding kinase-like domain-containing protein gives MVQLHRTSSPTRISIVTTVLTDILGATNFLHSHRWIHGDLKPGNIGIRTWTTECISLVLLDLDDAEESPFPGRHHPARPGTGGTIGWLAPEREMTGYNELADIWSIGVMVIEMISGRHPWRQGKNPWRPGSEASELQKEFQDMYGEAVDALNKLHDKALRNAVIGMVRHPYAETSAQRQSRLTAKEALRLLGHAEDDENASKRQKRL, from the exons ATGGTACAACTTCACCGCACGAGCTCACCAACCAGGATATCTATCGTCACAACCGTTTTGACAGACATCCTTGGCGCCACAAACTTCCTCCACAGCCACCGCTGGATACACGGCGATCTCAAACCCGGCAACATTGGCATCCGAACATGGACCACCGAGTGCATATCTCTAGTGCTGctcgatctcgacgatgCCGAGGAAAGCCCTTTCCCAGGTAGACATCACCCTGCTCGGCCTGGAACCGGCGGAACGATCGGATGGCTAGCACCTGAGCGAGAGATGACGGGATATAACGAGCTGGCTGATATCTGGAGTATTGGCGTCATGGTCATTGAGATGATTTCGGGGCGGCATCCGTGGCGACAGGGCAAGAATCCCTGGAGACCTGGCTCTGAAGCTAGTGAGTTGCAGAAAGAGTTTCAAGACATGTATGGAGAAGCAGTTGATGCTTTGAACAAGCTTCATGATAAGG CTTTGAGGAACGCTGTTATTGGCATGGTGCGGCATCCGTATGCTGAAACGTCGGCACAACGGCAATCAAGACTTACGGCGAAAGAGGCCCTGAGACTTCTGGGTcatgctgaagatgatgaaaacGCTAGCAAGCGACAAAAACGGCTTTGA